A region from the Wansuia hejianensis genome encodes:
- a CDS encoding DUF4364 family protein: protein MIESSYSLYKLIVLYMLKKVNFPLTNAQISDFILGQEYTSYFHLQQVLTEMVESSLIQTEAIRNATYYRMTENGAQTLEFFEKEISPEIKRDITNYLVTHSYEMRNESSTLADYYRTSNQDFAVHCMVKEGKTTLIELTFTVPTEAAAQTLCENWKKKSQEAYEAIMKLLM from the coding sequence ATGATTGAATCTTCCTATTCCCTCTACAAGCTGATCGTTCTTTACATGCTGAAAAAAGTGAACTTTCCGCTGACAAACGCCCAGATCTCCGATTTCATCCTGGGCCAGGAATACACCTCATACTTCCATCTGCAGCAGGTGCTCACAGAAATGGTGGAATCCAGCCTGATTCAAACTGAGGCGATCCGCAACGCGACCTATTACCGGATGACAGAGAATGGGGCACAGACACTGGAATTTTTTGAAAAAGAGATATCTCCGGAAATCAAACGGGACATCACCAACTATCTCGTAACTCATTCCTACGAAATGCGCAACGAATCCTCCACCCTGGCGGACTACTACCGCACCTCCAATCAGGACTTTGCGGTTCACTGCATGGTAAAAGAGGGGAAAACAACGCTGATTGAGCTGACCTTCACGGTGCCGACAGAAGCAGCGGCCCAGACATTATGCGAGAATTGGAAAAAAAAGAGCCAGGAAGCATACGAGGCAATCATGAAACTATTGATGTAA
- the cdd gene encoding cytidine deaminase, which translates to MIQKVKETDRRKLAAAAIRAAEFSYSPYSGFRVGAALMTEEGRIFTGCNIENAAYTPTICAERTAIFKAASEGYRNFTAIAVTGGRSGIGLAAPCGVCRQVMMEFCGKEFEIILVTGEDCYEVHTLGELLPMGFGPEDLERSPA; encoded by the coding sequence ATGATTCAGAAGGTAAAGGAAACAGACCGCAGGAAGCTGGCTGCTGCAGCGATCCGTGCGGCGGAATTTTCATACAGCCCTTATTCAGGGTTCCGCGTGGGAGCTGCGCTGATGACGGAGGAGGGGCGGATATTTACAGGCTGCAATATTGAAAATGCTGCCTATACGCCCACCATCTGTGCGGAACGGACGGCGATTTTCAAGGCGGCCAGTGAGGGGTACAGGAATTTTACTGCCATTGCGGTCACCGGCGGCAGAAGCGGGATCGGCCTTGCAGCTCCCTGCGGCGTATGCCGGCAGGTGATGATGGAATTCTGTGGAAAAGAATTTGAAATCATACTGGTTACCGGTGAAGATTGTTATGAGGTACATACGTTAGGTGAATTGCTGCCTATGGGATTTGGGCCTGAAGATCTGGAGAGGAGTCCGGCATGA
- a CDS encoding DUF1846 domain-containing protein — protein MKKTGFDNEKYLQLQSANIRERISQFGGKLYLEFGGKLFDDYHASRVLPGFQPDSKLRMLLQMKDQVEIVMAIGAADIEANKVRGDLGITYDSDVLRLIDEFRGIGLYVGSVVLTRFQGQPAAEAFQRRLEALGVKVYRHYPIDGYPSNLTRIVSEEGYGKNEYIETERELVVVTAPGPGSGKMATCLSQLYHEHKRGIQAGYAKFETFPVWNLPLKHPVNLAYEAATADLDDVNMIDPFHLEAYGVTTVNYNRDVEIFPVLSAMLEKIMVTCPYKSPTDMGVNMAGNCIYDDKAVSEASRQEIIRRYYTALCGRRRGITEDNVIYKLELLMKQAGVVPEDRSVVKPALDKAEATGEPAAAMELPDGTIVTGRTSELLGPSSALLLNALKTLGDIEDSIHLISPTIIEPIQRLKTGCLGNKNPRLHTDEVLIALSICAATDEVADKAMQQLPKLRGCEAHSTVILSHVDEKIFRKLGVHITYEPQYQVSKLYHV, from the coding sequence GTGAAAAAGACAGGATTTGATAATGAAAAATACCTGCAGTTGCAGTCTGCCAATATCAGGGAACGGATTTCCCAATTCGGGGGAAAGCTGTATCTTGAGTTTGGCGGAAAATTGTTTGACGATTACCATGCATCCCGCGTGCTGCCTGGATTTCAGCCGGACAGCAAGCTTCGGATGCTCCTGCAGATGAAAGACCAGGTGGAAATTGTCATGGCTATAGGAGCGGCAGATATCGAGGCAAATAAGGTGCGCGGCGATTTGGGGATCACATACGATTCAGACGTCCTGCGGCTCATCGATGAATTCCGCGGGATCGGCCTTTACGTGGGAAGTGTTGTGCTGACCAGGTTCCAGGGGCAGCCTGCGGCAGAGGCCTTCCAGCGGAGGCTAGAGGCCTTGGGCGTGAAGGTATACCGTCATTACCCGATTGATGGCTACCCTTCCAACCTGACCCGGATCGTCAGTGAGGAAGGCTACGGAAAGAATGAATATATAGAGACAGAGAGAGAGCTGGTGGTAGTCACCGCCCCCGGGCCGGGAAGCGGCAAGATGGCCACATGCCTTTCACAGCTGTATCATGAGCATAAAAGGGGCATTCAGGCAGGCTATGCCAAATTTGAGACCTTCCCCGTCTGGAACCTGCCCTTAAAGCATCCGGTAAATCTGGCATATGAAGCGGCAACTGCGGATCTGGACGATGTCAATATGATAGATCCGTTCCATCTGGAGGCCTATGGAGTCACTACGGTAAACTACAACCGGGATGTGGAAATCTTTCCTGTGCTTTCGGCTATGCTGGAGAAAATAATGGTTACCTGCCCCTATAAGTCACCGACTGATATGGGCGTTAATATGGCCGGAAATTGTATCTACGACGACAAAGCCGTGAGTGAAGCTTCCCGCCAGGAAATCATCCGCCGGTATTACACGGCGCTCTGCGGCCGCCGCCGGGGAATCACGGAAGATAATGTGATCTATAAGCTGGAGCTTTTGATGAAACAGGCCGGCGTAGTTCCGGAAGACCGTTCAGTCGTAAAGCCGGCTCTGGACAAGGCGGAAGCCACTGGGGAACCGGCCGCCGCCATGGAGCTGCCGGATGGGACGATCGTAACAGGACGAACCTCAGAACTCCTGGGCCCTTCCTCTGCGCTGCTGCTGAACGCGCTGAAGACGCTGGGGGACATTGAGGACAGCATCCATCTGATTTCCCCGACCATCATCGAGCCAATCCAGCGTCTGAAAACCGGCTGCCTGGGCAATAAGAACCCGCGGCTCCACACCGACGAGGTGCTGATCGCCCTGTCGATCTGTGCGGCCACCGACGAAGTTGCCGATAAAGCCATGCAGCAGCTTCCCAAGCTGCGGGGCTGCGAAGCACATTCTACGGTGATCCTGTCCCATGTGGACGAGAAAATATTCCGGAAGCTGGGCGTACATATTACGTATGAGCCTCAATATCAGGTATCTAAGCTATACCATGTATAA
- a CDS encoding homoserine dehydrogenase — protein MSEKRSVKAALLGLGTVGYGVYKVLRRQSPEMEQKLGTAVELKKILVRNLEKAAKKVEDSSVLTTDWQGILKDPEIEIVIELMGGMEPARTCILEAMKAGKHVVTANKDLLAADGKELMDTADSHHCDFFFEAAVAGGIPIIRPLKQCLAGNYISEVMGIINGTTNFILTKMTREGMEFADALALAQKLGYAEADPTADIEGLDAGRKVAILASIAFHSRVTFDDVYTEGITKISARDICYAKEMGYDIKLLGVARQTDSGIEARVHPMMIESAHPLASVNDSYNAVFVVGDAVGDTMFYGRGAGEMPTASAVVGDVFDIVRNLVHGTCGRIGCTCYRNLPVIAMDETANRYFIRMQVENTCGVLAAVAKVLGDNCVSVAQMIQKNVCGEHAEIVLITDRVKERHFRDSLQTFMEMEVIREISSVIRVQS, from the coding sequence ATGAGTGAAAAAAGAAGCGTAAAAGCAGCATTGCTGGGCCTTGGTACCGTAGGATACGGAGTCTATAAGGTGCTGAGAAGACAAAGTCCGGAGATGGAACAGAAGTTGGGGACTGCAGTGGAACTGAAAAAGATCCTGGTCCGTAATCTGGAAAAGGCAGCGAAGAAAGTGGAGGATTCGTCGGTGCTGACCACCGACTGGCAGGGAATCCTGAAGGACCCTGAAATTGAGATCGTGATAGAGCTGATGGGCGGCATGGAGCCTGCCAGAACCTGTATTCTGGAAGCGATGAAGGCAGGTAAGCATGTAGTGACTGCGAATAAAGATCTGCTGGCCGCGGACGGGAAAGAGCTGATGGACACGGCGGATTCCCATCACTGTGATTTCTTTTTCGAGGCCGCCGTTGCAGGAGGCATCCCGATCATACGTCCTCTAAAACAATGCCTGGCAGGAAATTATATCTCTGAAGTGATGGGCATTATCAATGGAACCACGAATTTCATCCTGACTAAAATGACCCGGGAAGGGATGGAATTTGCGGATGCCCTTGCGCTGGCACAGAAGCTGGGCTATGCGGAGGCAGATCCCACGGCGGACATTGAAGGGCTGGACGCAGGCCGGAAAGTGGCGATTCTGGCATCTATCGCGTTTCATTCCAGAGTGACGTTTGATGATGTGTATACAGAAGGGATTACGAAGATATCGGCCAGGGACATCTGTTATGCGAAGGAGATGGGGTATGACATCAAGCTGTTGGGTGTGGCAAGACAGACAGATTCCGGGATTGAAGCCAGAGTGCATCCAATGATGATTGAAAGCGCCCATCCCCTGGCGTCCGTCAATGACAGTTATAACGCAGTATTTGTGGTAGGGGATGCGGTAGGTGATACGATGTTCTACGGGCGGGGTGCCGGGGAAATGCCCACTGCCAGCGCTGTGGTGGGAGATGTGTTTGACATCGTCCGGAATCTGGTCCACGGTACCTGCGGAAGGATCGGCTGCACCTGCTACAGAAACCTTCCGGTGATAGCAATGGACGAGACCGCCAACCGTTATTTTATCCGTATGCAGGTGGAGAATACCTGCGGCGTGCTGGCAGCGGTGGCAAAAGTCCTGGGGGATAACTGCGTCAGCGTCGCCCAGATGATCCAGAAAAATGTCTGCGGTGAACACGCGGAAATCGTTTTGATCACAGACAGGGTGAAAGAACGCCATTTCAGGGATTCCCTGCAGACATTCATGGAAATGGAGGTTATCCGGGAAATATCCTCTGTGATCCGGGTTCAGTCATAA
- a CDS encoding TIGR01212 family radical SAM protein (This family includes YhcC from E. coli K-12, an uncharacterized radical SAM protein.), producing the protein MRTWQGKPYYSLNAYLQEQFHQKMYKVSLDAGMTCPNRDGHLGTKGCIFCSAGGSGEFAGDRAISITGQINRQIEEISRKRPVHRFIAYFQAYTNTYAPVEYLESVFTEAICHPDISILSIATRPDCLNDEVLELLSRLNCRKPVWVELGLQTVHERTARYIRRGYPLSCFEDATLRLHERGLPAIVHTILGLPGESDQDVLETMDYLNTQPIAGIKLQLLHVLKDTDLASDYENGCFQVLERDAYVALVIRCLERLRPGLVIHRVTGDGPKALLLAPLWSSAKRSVLNQLHQEMAERNTWQGRLYHPTVTTSKGES; encoded by the coding sequence ATGAGAACCTGGCAGGGAAAACCTTATTATTCACTCAACGCATACCTCCAGGAGCAGTTTCATCAGAAGATGTACAAGGTCTCTCTGGACGCTGGAATGACCTGCCCCAACCGGGACGGGCACCTCGGCACCAAAGGCTGTATTTTCTGCAGCGCAGGCGGCAGCGGCGAATTCGCCGGAGACAGGGCCATATCCATCACCGGCCAGATCAACCGGCAGATCGAAGAGATCTCCCGAAAACGTCCGGTTCACCGTTTCATCGCCTATTTTCAGGCGTATACAAATACTTACGCGCCTGTCGAATACCTGGAATCCGTTTTCACAGAAGCCATCTGCCATCCCGACATATCGATACTGTCCATTGCCACCAGGCCAGATTGCCTGAACGATGAAGTGCTGGAGCTATTGTCACGGCTGAACTGCCGCAAACCGGTCTGGGTGGAGCTGGGCCTCCAAACCGTCCATGAACGGACTGCCCGGTATATCCGGCGCGGATATCCTCTTTCCTGTTTTGAGGACGCCACACTGCGGCTGCACGAAAGAGGGCTGCCGGCCATTGTCCATACGATCCTGGGGCTGCCCGGTGAATCCGACCAGGACGTACTGGAAACCATGGATTATCTCAACACACAGCCTATCGCCGGGATCAAACTGCAGCTCCTTCATGTATTGAAAGACACTGACCTGGCGTCAGACTATGAAAACGGCTGCTTCCAGGTATTGGAACGGGACGCTTACGTCGCTCTCGTCATCCGCTGCCTGGAGCGTCTAAGGCCCGGCCTGGTCATCCACCGGGTGACGGGAGACGGCCCTAAAGCCTTGCTCCTGGCCCCCCTTTGGAGCAGCGCCAAACGAAGCGTCCTGAACCAGCTTCATCAGGAAATGGCAGAACGGAATACCTGGCAGGGCAGGCTGTACCATCCCACAGTGACTACAAGCAAAGGAGAATCCTAA